One genomic segment of Oncorhynchus kisutch isolate 150728-3 linkage group LG15, Okis_V2, whole genome shotgun sequence includes these proteins:
- the LOC109905057 gene encoding C-X-C motif chemokine 14-like, with translation MHRCTTAALLLLIIALYSLQAEAYKCRCTRKGPKIRYKDVQKLEIKPKHPFCQEKMIFVTMENVSRFKGQEYCLHPKLQSTKNLVKWFRIWKDKHRVYEA, from the exons ATGCATCGTTGTACAACAGCAGCGTTGCTTTTGTTAATTATTGCTTTATATTCCCTCCAAGCAGAAG CCTACAAGTGCAGGTGCACAAGAAAAGGGCCAAAGATTCGCTACAAGGATGTGCAAAAGCTGGAGATTAAACCCAAACATCCTTTCTGCCAAGAGAAGATGATATT TGTCACCATGGAGAATGTGTCACGCTTCAAGGGGCAGGAGTACTGTCTGCACCCCAAACTGCAAAGCACCAAAAACCTGGTCAAGTGGTTCCGGATCTGGAAGGATAAGCATAG GGTGTATGAAGCTTAA